The following are encoded together in the Pleurocapsa sp. FMAR1 genome:
- a CDS encoding M3 family oligoendopeptidase: MSQTTLNFADIQAQTPTIEDVSAEYESINAALDEADTTEAKKQALQQWDNLRRRLDNWSALTSLHFSQDTTNKDYKQAQEYSDELQPKLTALAIAMKQRLLDSPDREEFESILGKQAFSLWSADVTTFEPAIEADLVQESKLVNQYVELLASAEIEFQGETVNLSGIRKYTQDSDRHIRYQAEKARWDFFTQHQSQLDSIFDRLVKLRHGMAQKLGYDNYIGLGYKRMQRIDYTEADVENYRQGVVDNVVPLAQKIIAKKAEKLNLDAVNFWDESVFDLQGNPKPQGDHDWMLNQAQSMFDNLHPELGSFFKLMNQGNFLDLKTRPGKAGGGFCTGFPQEGVPYIFANFNGTQGDVEVFTHEMGHAFQAWKSRNLPTDYLWPTYESCEIHSMSLEFLTWSQMDKFFGDDADRFREIHLAQSILFLPYGCAVDHFQHLVYANPEATPQARNQMWQQMEARYLPWRQYGDLAYPAQGGLWQEKLHIYCYPFYYIDYTLALCCAMQFWVKAESDFEQTLTDYIALCQRGGKAPFQELVSSANLVSPFKPDSLANVVNKAQEFLHL, from the coding sequence ATGAGCCAGACGACGCTTAATTTTGCCGATATTCAAGCCCAAACGCCTACTATAGAAGATGTTAGCGCAGAGTATGAGAGTATTAATGCTGCTTTAGATGAGGCAGATACTACAGAGGCAAAAAAACAGGCTTTACAACAGTGGGATAACTTACGTCGTCGCTTAGATAATTGGTCTGCTTTGACCTCCCTCCATTTTAGTCAAGATACAACCAACAAAGATTATAAACAGGCGCAGGAATATAGTGATGAACTACAGCCAAAACTAACTGCATTGGCGATCGCCATGAAGCAAAGATTATTAGATAGTCCCGATCGAGAAGAATTTGAGTCGATTTTAGGCAAGCAAGCTTTTAGTCTCTGGTCAGCAGATGTTACCACTTTTGAACCCGCAATTGAAGCTGATTTGGTTCAAGAGTCTAAACTCGTTAATCAGTATGTAGAACTTTTAGCCTCGGCTGAAATCGAGTTTCAAGGAGAGACAGTAAACCTGTCGGGGATTCGTAAATATACTCAAGATAGCGATCGCCATATCCGTTATCAAGCAGAAAAAGCCCGCTGGGATTTCTTTACTCAGCATCAATCTCAGCTAGACAGTATTTTTGATCGGCTAGTTAAGTTACGTCATGGTATGGCGCAGAAGTTAGGTTACGACAACTATATCGGTTTAGGCTACAAGCGGATGCAGCGCATCGACTACACGGAAGCTGACGTGGAAAATTATCGTCAAGGAGTAGTAGATAATGTCGTTCCCTTAGCGCAAAAAATCATTGCCAAAAAAGCCGAAAAGCTCAACTTAGATGCAGTTAACTTTTGGGATGAGTCGGTATTCGATCTACAGGGAAACCCAAAACCCCAGGGAGATCATGACTGGATGCTAAACCAGGCACAATCGATGTTTGATAATCTGCACCCAGAGTTAGGCAGCTTTTTTAAGCTGATGAACCAAGGCAACTTTCTCGATCTCAAAACTCGCCCTGGTAAAGCTGGTGGTGGCTTCTGTACTGGTTTTCCTCAAGAGGGTGTTCCCTATATCTTTGCCAATTTCAACGGCACCCAAGGGGATGTTGAAGTTTTCACTCACGAAATGGGTCATGCTTTTCAGGCTTGGAAAAGCCGTAATCTTCCTACCGACTATCTTTGGCCTACCTATGAATCCTGCGAAATTCATTCTATGAGTTTGGAGTTTTTAACTTGGTCACAGATGGATAAGTTCTTTGGTGATGATGCAGACCGTTTTCGAGAAATTCATTTGGCACAATCAATCTTATTTCTGCCCTATGGCTGTGCGGTTGACCATTTTCAGCATTTAGTCTATGCTAACCCCGAAGCCACGCCTCAAGCAAGAAACCAAATGTGGCAACAAATGGAGGCGCGTTATCTTCCCTGGCGACAGTATGGCGATTTAGCATACCCTGCCCAAGGTGGTTTGTGGCAAGAAAAACTGCATATTTATTGCTATCCTTTTTACTACATCGATTACACCCTTGCTTTGTGCTGTGCGATGCAGTTTTGGGTCAAAGCGGAATCTGATTTTGAACAAACCCTAACTGACTATATTGCCCTATGTCAACGGGGTGGAAAAGCTCCGTTTCAGGAGTTGGTAAGTTCGGCTAACTTGGTTTCTCCTTTCAAACCTGATTCTCTGGCTAATGTGGTCAATAAAGCTCAAGAATTTTTGCATCTATAG
- a CDS encoding transglutaminase family protein, with amino-acid sequence MISKKAAETSKTIRPIAASSIYGIVFHKGFLWAIDSQSGYLLEIEPETNNTKVLNTHYWSDFLGATGLAITDDVLWFTNRECVYCCSLITQDFEPQLFLRLDCDIEGIAVWESTIYLTSQKQGKILIYDRDRRTKITHFYAPGIGVENITIKDEEIWLSDTLEQTVYCLDRATGETIFSVLTPFTSPTGLAFDLDRETEKETLYIAYADREVYIRDNPNAEPNYELQYRDRTFIHPLYFHYNHEQKYALSNGYLVEMSYAEEVSPLDPIEFKNLEWRMALPAETNRQKIREVRAIGLPFTEEVKDGQRIAVFKFNDFNSEQRYIFGWKAILEVWSIKYQIKPNQCENTSELKEEYQQKYLTDNDNLAMDTEIIRQAALSAIGSETNILRQVYSIRNYVYDKLAYGIKPHIDTPDIVLKRGVGSCGEYLGLLLALCRLNGIACRTVGRYKCPGDPLKLNMPLQPDFNHVWMEFYLPNYGWLPMESNPDDLFEGGPYPTRFFMGLAWYHAEMAKDTTFEMITSEGVRVEKEKVSIGALALNHIRFVILEELNPEHSLDADVTH; translated from the coding sequence ATGATCTCCAAGAAGGCTGCTGAGACTAGTAAAACCATAAGACCGATCGCGGCTAGTTCTATTTACGGTATTGTGTTCCACAAAGGCTTTCTTTGGGCGATCGATTCTCAAAGCGGATATTTACTAGAGATCGAACCAGAGACTAACAACACTAAAGTTTTAAATACTCATTACTGGTCAGATTTTTTGGGCGCAACAGGTTTAGCCATTACTGATGACGTTCTTTGGTTTACTAACCGAGAATGTGTTTACTGCTGTTCGTTGATCACTCAAGATTTTGAACCTCAGTTATTTTTGCGCTTAGATTGTGACATTGAAGGGATTGCTGTTTGGGAATCGACTATTTATCTTACCAGTCAAAAACAAGGCAAGATCTTAATTTACGATCGCGATCGCCGTACTAAAATAACCCACTTTTATGCTCCTGGAATTGGGGTAGAAAACATTACCATTAAAGATGAAGAGATTTGGCTGAGTGATACTTTAGAACAAACTGTTTACTGTCTCGATCGGGCAACAGGAGAAACTATCTTTAGTGTTTTGACTCCCTTCACCTCGCCTACAGGGTTGGCTTTCGATCTCGATCGAGAAACAGAAAAAGAGACTTTATATATAGCCTATGCCGATCGCGAGGTCTATATCCGCGACAACCCCAACGCAGAACCCAATTACGAATTGCAGTATCGCGATCGCACCTTTATTCATCCGCTTTATTTTCATTACAATCACGAGCAAAAATATGCTCTTTCCAACGGCTATCTAGTGGAAATGTCTTATGCAGAGGAGGTTTCTCCTCTCGATCCCATCGAGTTTAAAAACTTAGAGTGGCGTATGGCTTTACCTGCTGAGACAAACAGACAGAAAATCAGAGAAGTTAGGGCGATCGGCTTACCGTTTACAGAAGAGGTTAAGGATGGGCAACGAATTGCCGTATTTAAGTTTAATGATTTTAATTCTGAACAGCGTTATATCTTTGGCTGGAAAGCAATTTTAGAAGTCTGGAGTATCAAATATCAAATCAAACCCAACCAGTGCGAAAACACTTCCGAACTTAAGGAGGAATATCAGCAAAAATATCTAACAGATAATGATAATTTAGCTATGGATACGGAGATTATTCGTCAAGCTGCCCTTAGCGCGATCGGCTCAGAAACGAATATTTTGCGTCAAGTCTATAGTATCCGCAACTATGTCTATGATAAATTGGCTTACGGCATCAAACCCCATATTGATACTCCCGATATTGTGCTGAAGCGCGGTGTAGGTTCTTGTGGAGAATATCTGGGCTTACTTCTAGCTTTATGTCGTCTTAACGGTATAGCCTGTCGTACCGTTGGTAGATACAAATGTCCTGGCGATCCTCTCAAGCTAAATATGCCTTTACAGCCTGATTTTAACCATGTTTGGATGGAGTTCTATCTTCCTAACTATGGCTGGCTACCAATGGAATCTAATCCCGACGATCTCTTTGAGGGGGGTCCCTATCCCACCCGCTTTTTTATGGGATTGGCTTGGTATCATGCAGAGATGGCAAAAGATACAACTTTTGAAATGATTACCAGTGAGGGAGTAAGAGTAGAAAAGGAAAAGGTTTCAATCGGCGCGTTAGCTTTAAATCATATACGCTTTGTAATTTTAGAAGAATTAAATCCCGAACATTCTTTGGACGCTGATGTTACGCACTAA
- a CDS encoding DUF2288 family protein yields the protein MSDLQKKLSQDVAEISWKDLQPHAKRDAIIVIQDKLDLPEVAAAIAQDNAASVQNWITNQLIAKPTVEQLTEWNSHLEKEFAALIVQPFVVIKEVSHS from the coding sequence ATGTCCGATCTACAAAAAAAACTAAGCCAGGACGTTGCAGAGATCAGCTGGAAGGATTTGCAGCCTCACGCTAAAAGAGATGCCATAATTGTGATCCAAGATAAATTGGATCTACCTGAAGTAGCAGCAGCGATCGCTCAAGATAATGCCGCTTCAGTTCAAAATTGGATCACTAATCAATTAATTGCCAAGCCGACTGTCGAACAGTTAACGGAGTGGAACAGTCATTTAGAAAAGGAATTTGCAGCTTTGATAGTACAACCTTTTGTTGTCATCAAAGAAGTAAGCCACAGTTAG
- a CDS encoding NAD(P)/FAD-dependent oxidoreductase — protein sequence MATYDWIVIGAGITGACLAYELSQQGFTVLLLEKDPKPDNATVYSYGGLPYWSGVDDLTRILGKEGIELHRNLTEELGGETEFRELDLVLTIDRQDDPEVIAQNYARFAITPELLSVQDACILEPLLNPNAIAGVLKLPHGHIHPQKTTDAYLQAFKRNGGEIVYQEVVDLLRQKDCVTGVQTLNDFYHAANTVVCAGGLSRSLLQQANITIGNYFTHAQLITTPPVDLELATVVMPAVQQRFSLQAKAQELEPETAWNPPDDQLAKLILDPGAVQFQDGSLCIGQISAIAPNPNTKLDPLAAEAQIREQVGNVLPLLEDIPGTCHSCLVAFNNQAIALVGNLANIKGIYLFSGFTSTLVFAPVLARRFAYWASGTEDKIIEQLQLAIK from the coding sequence ATGGCGACATACGATTGGATTGTAATTGGTGCAGGGATAACTGGTGCTTGTCTTGCTTATGAGCTTAGTCAACAGGGATTTACGGTACTTTTATTAGAAAAAGACCCCAAGCCTGATAACGCTACTGTATATAGCTATGGGGGTTTACCTTATTGGTCAGGTGTAGATGATTTGACTCGCATTTTAGGGAAAGAGGGAATCGAGCTACATCGCAACTTGACAGAAGAATTAGGAGGAGAAACAGAGTTTAGAGAGCTAGATTTGGTACTAACCATAGATCGCCAAGACGATCCCGAAGTCATTGCTCAAAATTACGCTCGCTTTGCCATTACTCCAGAATTATTAAGTGTTCAAGATGCCTGTATCTTAGAACCCTTACTTAATCCTAATGCGATCGCAGGAGTATTAAAGCTACCTCATGGTCATATTCACCCCCAAAAGACTACCGATGCCTATTTGCAAGCATTCAAACGTAACGGTGGCGAAATAGTTTATCAGGAGGTAGTAGATTTACTGCGTCAAAAAGATTGTGTTACGGGAGTGCAAACCCTAAATGATTTCTATCATGCTGCAAACACCGTAGTTTGTGCGGGGGGACTATCGCGATCGCTTTTACAACAGGCAAACATTACTATAGGCAACTATTTCACCCATGCTCAACTAATTACCACCCCTCCCGTAGATTTAGAATTAGCAACGGTGGTCATGCCAGCCGTGCAGCAAAGATTTAGCTTACAAGCCAAAGCCCAAGAATTAGAGCCAGAAACCGCCTGGAATCCTCCTGACGATCAGCTTGCTAAACTAATCCTCGATCCTGGGGCAGTGCAGTTTCAAGACGGTAGCTTATGTATAGGGCAAATTAGCGCGATCGCTCCTAACCCAAACACCAAGCTCGATCCTTTGGCAGCAGAAGCACAAATCCGCGAACAGGTGGGTAATGTTCTACCTCTATTGGAAGATATTCCTGGTACTTGCCACAGTTGTTTGGTAGCGTTTAACAATCAAGCGATCGCTCTAGTAGGTAATTTAGCTAATATCAAGGGAATTTATTTGTTTTCAGGCTTTACCAGCACTTTGGTATTTGCCCCTGTACTAGCTAGGCGTTTTGCTTATTGGGCTTCAGGCACTGAAGACAAGATTATTGAGCAATTACAGTTGGCTATTAAGTAA
- a CDS encoding metal ABC transporter substrate-binding protein, with protein sequence MLKNIRIKNIINLAVLSIAASLVGYGANAVQAETKPKVVASHNVICDLVKTIAQDTVDLTCLIDGNQDPHTFRPTPSQRKAIEEAQIIFYGGYQLEPQVIKLLNATKTPAPKIAVYEQAVTKPILAEHDEHEETEEKKPNTNKQADLEPDPHVWNNVENTVAMVELLKGIFLQANPAAADVYLKNSVDLTQKLWQLDAWIKDQIATIPENQRVLVTTHDSFNYYVQAYRLKNYDSLQGLSTNTSPTASQVRELATEIRQTGVPTIFAESTANDRVINNVARAANAKLSKEKLYADGLGGSNNYIEMMSHNTCAIVDGLGGKCQPFK encoded by the coding sequence ATGTTAAAAAATATCAGAATCAAAAATATAATTAATCTTGCTGTTTTAAGTATTGCAGCTAGCTTAGTCGGATATGGTGCTAACGCAGTACAAGCCGAAACAAAGCCAAAAGTCGTAGCCTCCCATAATGTTATTTGCGATCTGGTTAAAACCATTGCCCAAGATACTGTTGATTTAACCTGTCTAATTGATGGAAATCAAGATCCTCATACTTTTCGCCCTACCCCTTCCCAACGTAAAGCGATAGAAGAAGCACAAATAATTTTTTATGGAGGTTATCAGCTAGAACCGCAAGTAATTAAGCTGCTAAATGCCACAAAAACTCCCGCACCTAAGATAGCAGTATATGAACAGGCAGTTACTAAGCCAATTCTAGCTGAACATGATGAACACGAGGAGACAGAAGAGAAAAAACCAAATACAAACAAACAAGCAGATTTAGAACCAGATCCTCACGTCTGGAACAACGTAGAAAATACCGTGGCAATGGTGGAACTACTTAAGGGAATATTTCTGCAAGCAAATCCCGCAGCAGCAGATGTATATCTAAAAAATAGCGTGGATTTAACCCAAAAGCTTTGGCAGCTTGACGCTTGGATTAAAGACCAAATTGCCACTATTCCCGAAAATCAAAGAGTTTTGGTGACAACTCACGATTCTTTTAACTACTATGTCCAGGCATATCGCTTAAAAAACTATGACAGCCTGCAAGGATTAAGTACAAATACTTCTCCCACTGCTTCCCAAGTGCGAGAATTGGCGACAGAAATCAGGCAAACAGGAGTACCCACTATTTTTGCCGAATCAACAGCTAACGATCGCGTTATCAATAATGTTGCCCGTGCTGCTAATGCCAAGCTATCAAAGGAAAAACTGTATGCTGATGGTTTGGGAGGTAGCAATAATTATATCGAAATGATGTCTCATAATACCTGTGCGATCGTCGATGGTTTGGGTGGTAAATGTCAGCCTTTTAAGTAA
- a CDS encoding metal ABC transporter ATP-binding protein translates to MLEIRNLSVNYRHTWAVENVSFWLQPGQLAGLLGPNGAGKSTLIKAILDLVPIAEGVVEWKGKPVCQQLHKVAYVPQRSQIDWDYPVTVEKVVMMGRIVSTGWFRNYSRQSRSIVRNALKRVGMWQYRQHQIRELSGGQQQRVFLARAIAQSADLLLLDEPFNNVDRQTEAIIFDVFGELKAQQKTLLVISHDLGETLNNYDQLLLLNKTLVASGTQAEVLTNENINQAYDRYFKPSYQSLTINQQPANVNLVS, encoded by the coding sequence ATGTTAGAAATTCGTAACCTAAGCGTAAATTATCGCCACACTTGGGCAGTTGAAAACGTCTCCTTTTGGCTACAGCCAGGACAGCTAGCTGGTTTGTTGGGTCCAAATGGAGCAGGAAAAAGCACTTTGATCAAAGCGATCTTAGATTTGGTACCTATAGCTGAGGGAGTCGTGGAATGGAAAGGTAAACCTGTCTGTCAACAATTACATAAAGTGGCTTATGTTCCTCAGCGATCGCAAATTGACTGGGACTATCCCGTAACCGTCGAGAAAGTAGTGATGATGGGGCGAATAGTTTCTACAGGCTGGTTTCGCAACTACAGTCGTCAGTCGAGATCGATAGTTAGAAATGCTTTAAAAAGAGTAGGAATGTGGCAGTATCGCCAGCATCAGATCAGGGAACTTTCAGGGGGACAACAGCAGCGGGTTTTTTTGGCTAGAGCGATCGCTCAATCAGCAGATTTGTTATTATTGGACGAACCATTTAACAATGTAGATCGACAGACAGAAGCAATTATTTTTGATGTCTTTGGCGAATTAAAAGCCCAACAAAAAACACTTTTAGTTATCAGTCACGATTTAGGCGAAACTCTAAACAATTATGACCAGCTATTATTATTAAATAAAACCTTAGTGGCATCTGGAACTCAAGCCGAAGTGTTAACCAATGAAAACATTAATCAGGCATACGACAGATACTTTAAGCCTAGCTATCAATCACTAACAATTAACCAGCAGCCTGCAAATGTTAACTTGGTTAGTTGA
- a CDS encoding metal ABC transporter permease, protein MLTWLVEPLEFEFMRQAIAIGISLGILGAVVGSYLILQQMGMMSGVISHAVLPGISIAFFLEINLAIGAFVAGILSALVVMGIQKRSRIKVDAAMALTLTSFLALGVILITSLKTNQVNLDEILFGDILGVTSSDVWRTVIITAIILLLTRLFYKELEFYTFDPLGAKASGLPVNLLYFGLICAITLTIVASMQTVGVLLVMSLLVGPAITSYLIVKELSQMMFLGALIGVASSITGMYCSYYFDLPSGAAIVMVIFAFFLLAFTFSPSQGILTEPKFKNKIQSWFKGFFNR, encoded by the coding sequence ATGTTAACTTGGTTAGTTGAACCCCTAGAATTTGAATTTATGCGTCAGGCGATCGCCATTGGCATATCCTTGGGTATCTTAGGTGCGGTGGTGGGTAGCTATTTGATTTTGCAGCAGATGGGCATGATGAGTGGAGTGATTTCCCATGCCGTGCTACCAGGAATTTCTATTGCCTTTTTCTTGGAAATAAATTTAGCAATTGGCGCATTTGTGGCAGGAATATTAAGTGCTTTAGTGGTCATGGGTATCCAAAAGCGATCGCGAATTAAGGTTGATGCAGCCATGGCGTTAACCCTAACCAGTTTTTTAGCCCTGGGAGTAATTTTAATTACTTCCTTAAAAACAAATCAGGTCAACTTAGACGAGATTTTATTCGGGGATATTTTAGGAGTAACCAGCAGTGATGTTTGGCGCACGGTAATCATTACAGCCATTATTTTGCTATTAACTAGGTTATTTTACAAAGAATTAGAATTTTACACCTTCGATCCTTTAGGGGCAAAAGCCTCTGGTTTACCAGTTAATCTGCTTTATTTTGGCTTAATTTGCGCTATCACCCTCACAATTGTTGCCAGTATGCAAACCGTAGGGGTATTGCTGGTGATGTCTCTATTAGTTGGCCCTGCAATTACTTCCTATCTAATAGTCAAAGAACTATCGCAAATGATGTTCCTTGGAGCATTAATCGGCGTAGCTTCCAGCATTACAGGAATGTACTGTAGTTATTATTTCGATTTACCTTCTGGTGCTGCGATTGTCATGGTAATATTTGCTTTTTTCTTATTAGCATTTACCTTTAGCCCAAGTCAGGGAATCTTGACCGAACCCAAATTTAAAAACAAAATTCAAAGTTGGTTTAAAGGCTTTTTTAATAGATAA
- the mazG gene encoding nucleoside triphosphate pyrophosphohydrolase — MSFHSSTSQSILDALQRLIEVVAQLRSPEGGCPWDLAQTPQTLIPYVIEEAYEVVDAIQGGDKKAIAEELGDLLLQVVLQTQIASEQQDFTLEEVATGITEKLIRRHPHVFGDLEVNSAAEVNQNWEQIKAIEKGETPEEAKLLSRKLERYARSLPPLMAGMKISTKAASAGFEWSNVQGVWDKFDEELAELKEALATENKVHQQEELGDLLFTIINIARWYDLNPFDGLQGTNRRFIQRLTIMEKLASGSLTDYDINELESLWQQAKAQLNNK; from the coding sequence ATGAGTTTTCATTCGTCAACTAGCCAATCTATTTTAGATGCTCTACAACGTTTAATTGAAGTGGTTGCTCAATTGCGATCGCCTGAGGGAGGATGTCCATGGGATTTAGCACAGACTCCTCAAACCCTAATTCCCTATGTGATTGAAGAGGCGTATGAAGTAGTAGATGCAATTCAGGGCGGAGATAAAAAGGCGATCGCCGAAGAGTTGGGAGATTTACTGTTACAGGTGGTGTTACAAACTCAGATAGCTAGTGAACAGCAAGACTTTACTTTAGAAGAAGTCGCTACAGGCATCACCGAAAAGCTCATTCGTCGTCATCCTCATGTATTTGGTGATCTAGAAGTTAACAGCGCAGCCGAGGTAAATCAAAACTGGGAGCAAATTAAAGCTATTGAAAAAGGTGAAACCCCAGAAGAAGCCAAGTTACTCAGCCGTAAACTGGAACGTTATGCCCGCAGTTTGCCCCCTTTGATGGCAGGGATGAAAATATCTACCAAGGCAGCCTCAGCAGGTTTTGAATGGTCAAATGTGCAGGGAGTTTGGGATAAATTTGATGAGGAGTTAGCAGAGTTGAAAGAAGCTTTGGCAACTGAAAATAAAGTTCATCAGCAAGAAGAATTAGGCGATTTGCTGTTTACTATAATCAATATTGCTCGCTGGTATGACTTAAATCCTTTTGATGGCTTACAGGGAACAAACCGTCGCTTTATTCAACGTTTGACAATAATGGAAAAGTTAGCTTCTGGTTCGCTTACAGACTACGATATCAATGAGTTAGAATCTCTTTGGCAACAGGCTAAGGCGCAACTAAACAACAAATAA